A window from Gemmatimonadaceae bacterium encodes these proteins:
- a CDS encoding PadR family transcriptional regulator: MPKPALTVVPGTLDLLILKAVSWQKEHGYGIGKRIEERTAGDLRIEDGALYQALHRLVRAGALSAEWGVSDNGRRARYYKLTSVGRSRLAAEVASWRRYAAAVSLMLETP, encoded by the coding sequence ATGCCCAAGCCCGCACTGACCGTCGTTCCAGGAACACTCGACCTCCTCATCCTCAAAGCCGTCTCCTGGCAGAAGGAACACGGCTACGGCATCGGCAAGCGCATCGAAGAGCGCACCGCCGGCGACCTCAGGATCGAGGACGGCGCGCTCTACCAGGCCCTGCATCGCCTCGTCCGCGCCGGCGCGCTCTCCGCCGAGTGGGGCGTGTCAGACAACGGCCGCCGCGCCCGCTACTACAAGCTCACCAGCGTTGGCCGCTCGCGGCTCGCCGCCGAGGTCGCATCCTGGCGTCGCTATGCGGCCGCCGTCTCCCTGATGCTCGAGACCCCCTGA
- a CDS encoding SRPBCC domain-containing protein, whose product MAETVKLVSRVVIRGKIDDVWREITKTDTPQLAFFGAQMRYRALSAGSPVQMRTPDAKFTSVVGEILEVTPPHRFSHTMKFTAHDDPYCKVTYELKEVAGGVEFTLISEDVPVGTKTAKDMTRGGDFIVNTLKQIVETGKPALGTRILYAMFGLLAFTTPAKCRSEHWPLEGKTNG is encoded by the coding sequence ATGGCGGAGACCGTCAAGCTCGTGTCGCGCGTCGTGATTCGCGGAAAGATCGACGACGTCTGGCGTGAGATCACCAAGACCGACACGCCACAACTCGCGTTCTTCGGCGCGCAGATGCGCTACCGCGCGCTGAGCGCGGGCTCGCCGGTGCAGATGCGCACGCCGGACGCGAAGTTCACGTCCGTGGTCGGCGAGATCCTCGAGGTCACGCCCCCGCACCGCTTCTCGCACACGATGAAGTTCACCGCGCACGACGACCCCTACTGCAAGGTGACCTACGAACTGAAGGAGGTCGCCGGTGGCGTGGAGTTCACGCTGATCTCCGAGGACGTGCCCGTCGGCACCAAGACCGCCAAGGACATGACCCGCGGCGGCGACTTCATCGTGAACACGCTCAAGCAGATCGTCGAGACGGGCAAGCCGGCCCTCGGCACGCGGATCCTCTACGCGATGTTCGGGCTGCTGGCATTCACCACGCCGGCCAAGTGCCGCAGCGAACACTGGCCCCTGGAGGGCAAGACCAATGGCTGA
- a CDS encoding helix-turn-helix transcriptional regulator, whose translation MRDQPASTLDDMAEVFDALGNSTRRQILDLLRLTPGISVGELAGHFDTTRVAVMHHLRILEDSGLVISLKEGRVRQLFHNPVPIQLIYDRWTTEYGGFWGSKMADVKYAIEHPQPAETQGGSDGGDRQARVARRDSRKDRRRLA comes from the coding sequence ATGCGAGACCAGCCCGCCTCCACCCTCGACGACATGGCCGAAGTCTTCGACGCCCTGGGCAACTCCACGCGTCGACAGATCCTCGACCTGCTGCGCCTGACCCCAGGCATCAGCGTCGGCGAGCTCGCGGGCCATTTCGACACCACCCGCGTCGCCGTGATGCACCATCTGCGCATCCTCGAGGACAGCGGCCTGGTCATCTCGCTCAAGGAAGGCCGCGTCCGCCAGCTCTTCCACAACCCCGTCCCCATCCAGCTCATCTACGACCGCTGGACCACCGAGTACGGCGGCTTCTGGGGCAGCAAGATGGCGGACGTGAAGTACGCAATCGAACACCCACAACCTGCAGAGACCCAAGGGGGATCGGATGGCGGAGACCGTCAAGCTCGTGTCGCGCGTCGTGATTCGCGGAAAGATCGACGACGTCTGGCGTGA
- the feoB gene encoding ferrous iron transport protein B yields MSPTTFRGRPLTTDTQLVQLASRSERHDHLVALAGNPNTGKSTVFNALTGLRQHTGNWPGKTVTRAEGYFAAGGTRFKIVDLPGTYSLQAASDDEQVAREMLLFGNPDVTVLVIDATRLERNLNLALQVLAITPRVVVCLNLMDEARRHGIALDPAALSRQLGVPVIAASARSGQGIEELREAVRAMAAGETPTTPYRVQRFDADIEALIAEVEAEVQRAHPESTNARWIALRLLNADEGVESDPDVLRNANAVRWRLPNDYQDRITEGIYRAAEQIAAASEMAGLKRVQFDFDRKLDRLLTSRVVGFPLMILILGVVFWMTIAGANVPSAMLGTLLVDNGHTWLTGLFNAVGSPDWLRGLLVDGVYLATAWVIAVMLPPMAIFFPLFTLLEDFGYLPRVAFNLDALFRRVGAHGKQALTMCMGFGCNAAGVVATRVIDSPRERLVAIITNNFSLCNGRWPTQILLASVFVGALAPAALAGIVSASSVVAVTLIGVAAMFFASWLLTRTVLRGEATSFSLELPPYRPPRLWQTLYTSLIDRTLIVLWRAIVFAAPAGAAIWLVSNVHLGGASIAEHVVTAMEPLGFLLGMNGVILLAYIVAIPANEIVIPTVLMLTVLTGGAPELGAGAGVMFELEAAGVGELLRAHGWTTLTAVCLMLFSLLHNPCSTTIYTIWKETGSVKWTSIATLLPLAMGFGVCFVVAQVWRLAGGG; encoded by the coding sequence GTGAGCCCGACCACTTTCCGCGGGCGACCGCTCACCACCGACACGCAACTCGTCCAGTTGGCGTCGCGCTCGGAGCGCCACGACCATCTCGTGGCGCTGGCGGGCAATCCCAACACGGGCAAGAGCACGGTATTCAACGCGCTCACCGGCCTGCGGCAGCACACCGGCAACTGGCCGGGCAAGACCGTCACGCGCGCCGAGGGCTACTTCGCGGCCGGCGGGACGCGTTTCAAGATCGTCGACCTTCCAGGCACCTACTCGCTGCAGGCCGCGAGCGACGACGAGCAGGTGGCGCGCGAGATGCTTTTGTTCGGCAATCCCGACGTCACGGTGCTGGTCATCGACGCCACGCGCCTTGAGCGCAACCTCAATCTCGCGCTGCAGGTGTTGGCTATCACGCCGCGCGTGGTTGTCTGTCTGAACCTGATGGATGAAGCGAGGCGCCACGGCATCGCACTGGACCCGGCGGCGCTGTCGCGGCAGCTCGGTGTGCCGGTGATCGCCGCGTCGGCGCGTTCGGGGCAGGGCATCGAAGAACTGCGAGAGGCCGTGCGGGCGATGGCCGCCGGTGAGACGCCAACCACTCCGTATCGCGTGCAGCGATTCGATGCAGACATCGAGGCGCTGATTGCCGAGGTCGAAGCCGAGGTGCAGCGGGCGCATCCTGAGTCCACGAATGCGCGATGGATCGCGCTGCGCCTGTTGAACGCCGACGAGGGCGTGGAGTCGGATCCCGACGTGCTGCGCAATGCCAACGCCGTGCGCTGGCGATTGCCCAACGATTATCAGGATCGCATCACCGAAGGCATCTACCGCGCCGCCGAGCAGATTGCCGCGGCCTCGGAGATGGCTGGCCTGAAGCGCGTGCAGTTCGATTTTGATCGCAAGCTTGATCGTCTGCTAACCAGCCGCGTGGTCGGCTTTCCGCTGATGATCCTTATCCTCGGCGTGGTGTTCTGGATGACCATCGCCGGCGCGAATGTGCCTTCGGCGATGCTCGGCACCCTGCTGGTGGACAACGGGCACACCTGGCTTACCGGACTGTTCAACGCCGTGGGGTCACCCGACTGGCTGCGCGGGCTGTTGGTGGATGGCGTGTACCTCGCCACGGCTTGGGTGATCGCGGTGATGCTGCCGCCGATGGCCATCTTCTTCCCGCTGTTCACGCTGTTGGAGGACTTCGGCTACCTGCCGCGCGTGGCCTTCAACCTCGACGCGCTGTTCCGCCGCGTGGGCGCGCACGGCAAGCAGGCGCTCACGATGTGCATGGGCTTCGGCTGCAACGCGGCCGGCGTGGTAGCCACGCGCGTGATTGACAGCCCGCGCGAACGCCTCGTGGCGATCATCACGAACAACTTCTCGCTCTGCAATGGGCGTTGGCCCACGCAGATCCTGCTGGCCTCGGTGTTCGTTGGTGCGCTGGCGCCGGCGGCGCTGGCCGGCATCGTCTCGGCCTCGAGTGTGGTGGCGGTGACGCTGATCGGCGTGGCCGCGATGTTCTTTGCGTCGTGGCTGCTCACGCGCACGGTGCTGCGCGGCGAGGCGACGAGTTTCTCGCTGGAGCTGCCGCCGTATCGGCCGCCGCGTCTGTGGCAGACGCTGTACACATCGCTGATTGACCGCACCTTGATCGTGCTCTGGCGCGCGATCGTCTTTGCGGCACCGGCCGGTGCGGCCATCTGGTTGGTGTCGAACGTGCACCTCGGCGGCGCGAGCATCGCCGAGCACGTGGTGACGGCGATGGAGCCGCTGGGATTCCTGCTCGGGATGAACGGTGTGATCCTGCTCGCCTACATCGTGGCGATTCCGGCGAACGAGATTGTGATTCCCACTGTGTTGATGCTGACCGTGCTCACGGGCGGCGCGCCCGAACTCGGCGCCGGTGCCGGCGTGATGTTCGAGCTCGAGGCCGCCGGGGTGGGCGAGCTGCTGCGCGCGCACGGCTGGACGACGCTTACGGCGGTGTGCCTGATGCTGTTCAGCCTGCTGCACAATCCCTGCTCGACCACCATCTACACGATCTGGAAGGAGACGGGCAGCGTGAAGTGGACGAGCATCGCCACGCTACTGCCCTTGGCGATGGGCTTCGGCGTCTGCTTCGTCGTGGCGCAGGTGTGGCGGCTCGCCGGGGGCGGGTGA
- the mnmA gene encoding tRNA 2-thiouridine(34) synthase MnmA, which produces MPASSPATKPRVLAAMSGGVDSSVAAALLVREGYDVVGVTMKLFKDGGDLPDRPCCSLDSVNDARRVCESLGIPHYVLNLQDAFGQDVVADFVAEYAAGRTPIPCVRCNTFTKFRDLLAKADAIDAPFIATGHYARVADGRLLRGVDDNKDQTYFLWGIEREVLSRMILPVGAMTKPETRAVARELGLLTAEKPESHEICFVPDGDYVKVLERELPVDAPALSTGPIVTVDGTVVGQHDGFARYTIGQRRRLPGGASEPMFVVALRPADRAVVIGPREHLLGRGVIGEQANWLQDGPPEVGASVGVRIRHRAALVPGTVLRADSTGFEVALEEPVYAISPGQSVVLYDGDAVIGGGIIAAGKRLLPIQAA; this is translated from the coding sequence ATGCCCGCCAGCAGCCCCGCCACCAAGCCCCGTGTACTCGCCGCGATGAGCGGCGGCGTCGACTCGTCAGTCGCCGCTGCCCTGCTCGTGCGCGAGGGCTACGACGTGGTGGGCGTGACGATGAAGCTGTTCAAGGACGGCGGCGACCTGCCCGACCGCCCCTGCTGCTCGCTCGACTCCGTGAACGACGCGCGCCGCGTCTGCGAGTCGCTGGGTATCCCACACTACGTGCTGAACCTGCAGGACGCCTTTGGGCAGGATGTCGTCGCCGACTTCGTCGCGGAGTATGCGGCGGGCCGTACGCCCATTCCCTGCGTGCGCTGCAACACCTTCACCAAGTTCCGCGACCTGCTGGCCAAGGCCGACGCCATCGACGCGCCGTTCATCGCCACCGGACACTACGCGCGCGTGGCCGACGGCCGCCTGCTGCGCGGCGTGGATGACAACAAGGACCAGACGTATTTCCTCTGGGGCATCGAGCGCGAGGTGCTCTCGCGGATGATCCTCCCCGTCGGCGCGATGACGAAGCCGGAGACGCGAGCCGTGGCCCGCGAGTTGGGACTGCTCACGGCCGAGAAGCCGGAGAGTCACGAGATCTGCTTCGTGCCCGATGGCGACTACGTGAAGGTGTTGGAGCGGGAGCTGCCTGTTGACGCGCCCGCGCTGAGCACCGGGCCGATTGTCACGGTAGATGGCACGGTCGTCGGGCAGCACGATGGGTTCGCGCGCTACACGATTGGCCAGCGGCGGCGGCTGCCGGGTGGCGCGAGCGAGCCGATGTTCGTGGTGGCGCTGCGACCAGCCGACCGCGCGGTGGTGATCGGGCCGCGCGAGCACCTGCTCGGCCGCGGAGTGATTGGCGAGCAGGCGAACTGGTTGCAGGATGGCCCGCCCGAGGTTGGCGCTTCTGTCGGTGTCCGCATCCGGCATCGGGCCGCGCTGGTGCCGGGCACCGTGCTCCGCGCGGACTCGACCGGGTTCGAGGTGGCGCTCGAGGAGCCCGTGTACGCCATCTCCCCCGGCCAGAGCGTCGTGCTCTACGACGGGGATGCGGTGATCGGCGGCGGGATCATCGCGGCCGGGAAGCGGCTGCTGCCGATCCAGGCGGCCTGA
- a CDS encoding DUF4287 domain-containing protein gives MADEAKAMATMVANIEKQTGKTLKQLGDALAKSGLSKHGELRSFLMEKFKLGHGQANTVVHLTKGAQGAAAAPAGDDPLDAIYVGKKADLRPIHEAVLKLLKPLGEIEVSPKKDYISYRRKKQFLMVGPKTNTQVEIGLFSKTLKAHARLKAMPAGGMCPFTTRLSDVGEVDATLAGWIKQSYGDAG, from the coding sequence ATGGCTGATGAAGCGAAGGCAATGGCGACGATGGTCGCCAACATCGAGAAGCAGACCGGCAAGACGCTCAAGCAGCTCGGCGACGCGCTGGCCAAGTCGGGCCTCAGCAAGCACGGCGAGCTGCGCAGCTTCCTGATGGAGAAGTTCAAGCTCGGCCACGGCCAGGCCAACACCGTCGTACATCTCACGAAGGGGGCGCAGGGCGCCGCCGCGGCGCCTGCCGGCGACGACCCGCTCGACGCCATCTACGTGGGCAAGAAGGCCGACCTGCGGCCAATCCACGAGGCCGTGCTAAAGCTGCTCAAGCCGCTGGGCGAGATCGAGGTCTCGCCCAAGAAGGACTACATCAGCTATCGCCGGAAGAAGCAGTTCCTGATGGTCGGACCCAAGACCAACACGCAGGTCGAGATCGGGCTGTTCTCCAAGACGCTCAAGGCGCACGCGAGATTGAAGGCGATGCCGGCGGGCGGGATGTGCCCGTTCACGACGCGGCTCAGCGATGTCGGCGAGGTGGATGCCACGTTGGCGGGGTGGATCAAGCAGTCCTACGGCGACGCGGGCTGA
- a CDS encoding ABC transporter permease — protein sequence MSDFQLPFPSDDELRKEIREELDAHQAFAQEDLERAGVPQDEVAERVAARMGDREALETDLLGYAQADRRKRRALGALHDFVMDLRFAGRRMRRHPVLATAAVAALALGIGTFVAFGGAVDRILLRPLPLEAPDRLVTLWRGDPRNAELRNGLAVGTALDLAEGSRSFAAIAAAQPYSLEIERDGELLNIGTWRVTRSYFDALRTQPHRGRLLEARDFVAGSDPSIVVSFDFFQRHLGGRPESIGGSQRFNGTPMTIVGVLPQDFPLLDGRDFFVPIIPVGNARENRVADFWSAFGRLKEGVAYETGVAELTTLAQRSDALAPPSAGTRTLIVERLDASVLGGVRPALLLLGVGALLLLTLAVANASGLLLSDTMGRARELAVRAAVGAGLTRITRQLLAESALLGAAAGALGLALGAVGLQLLRGWVPSSVPRLAELGVDARSVWLGIGVTVAVTLVLGITPIRFAARDLHDALRGGSDASSRGGRRLRTVLTAAQIAISVTLLCSGGLLLRSWSQLMATEQGYDASGVVGVEQHFWHLRRSDAEREAAGRAMESRLKQTPGIAAAGVASSLPLAAEIGSTEAFVQRPGFDDGQQLYAVVASPGFFDALRVPALQGRVFNEFDGLSGEPVAVISAAAARRYFGDLDPVGQTLLIGNSPANAAARRVVGVVPDLRYTSMETAGRPAVYVPHAQSPTASVFVIARGATRGGAALAAVSEAMEQELGPVPSNESVTLESLQRAASLPRRFSLMLLATFAVVAVVLTMLGLFGQLMQVVGARQHEIGVRLALGALPARVRRMLLAEGLRLAAVGAAIGIVAFLAASRVLSRFAFGVAPRDPLTVAAVAAAILLVAVLASWIPASRATRVSPMRALRAG from the coding sequence ATGTCGGACTTCCAACTCCCCTTCCCGTCCGACGACGAGCTGCGCAAGGAGATCCGCGAGGAACTCGACGCGCACCAAGCCTTCGCGCAGGAAGACCTCGAACGCGCCGGCGTGCCGCAGGATGAAGTCGCGGAGCGGGTGGCCGCGCGGATGGGCGATCGCGAGGCACTCGAGACCGACCTGCTCGGGTACGCCCAGGCCGACCGCCGCAAACGCCGCGCACTCGGCGCCCTGCACGACTTCGTGATGGACCTGCGCTTCGCCGGCCGGCGGATGCGGCGGCATCCGGTGCTCGCCACGGCCGCCGTTGCCGCGCTGGCACTCGGAATCGGCACCTTCGTGGCTTTCGGTGGCGCGGTGGATCGCATCCTGCTGCGGCCGCTGCCGCTCGAGGCGCCGGACCGTCTGGTCACGCTCTGGCGCGGCGATCCGCGGAACGCCGAGCTGCGCAACGGCCTCGCAGTGGGCACGGCGCTCGATCTCGCCGAGGGCAGTCGCAGCTTCGCAGCCATCGCCGCGGCGCAGCCCTACAGCCTCGAGATCGAACGCGACGGCGAGCTGCTCAACATCGGCACCTGGCGCGTGACCCGGTCGTACTTCGACGCGCTGCGCACACAGCCGCATCGCGGGCGACTGCTCGAGGCCCGCGACTTCGTCGCCGGCAGCGATCCCAGCATCGTGGTGTCGTTCGACTTCTTCCAGCGGCACCTCGGTGGCCGACCCGAGTCCATCGGCGGCAGCCAGCGCTTCAATGGCACACCGATGACCATCGTCGGGGTGCTGCCGCAGGACTTTCCGTTGCTCGACGGCCGCGACTTCTTCGTGCCCATCATCCCCGTGGGCAACGCCCGGGAAAACCGTGTCGCGGACTTCTGGTCCGCGTTCGGGCGGCTCAAGGAGGGCGTCGCATACGAGACCGGCGTCGCCGAGCTCACGACACTGGCACAACGCAGCGACGCGCTCGCGCCACCGAGTGCCGGCACACGGACACTCATCGTTGAACGCCTCGACGCGTCCGTGCTTGGCGGCGTGCGGCCCGCGCTCCTGCTGCTGGGTGTCGGCGCACTCTTGCTGCTGACGCTGGCCGTGGCCAACGCGTCGGGGCTCCTACTCTCCGACACGATGGGCCGCGCGCGCGAACTCGCGGTGCGCGCCGCCGTCGGCGCCGGCCTCACGCGCATCACGCGGCAGCTGCTCGCCGAGTCGGCGCTGCTGGGCGCCGCGGCTGGCGCGCTGGGACTCGCACTTGGCGCCGTCGGCCTGCAGCTGCTGCGCGGCTGGGTGCCATCCTCCGTGCCACGCCTTGCCGAGCTCGGCGTGGACGCGCGTTCAGTCTGGCTTGGCATCGGCGTCACCGTCGCGGTGACACTGGTACTGGGAATCACACCAATTCGTTTCGCGGCCCGCGACCTGCACGACGCATTACGCGGCGGCTCCGACGCCTCCTCGCGCGGCGGGCGGCGGCTGCGCACCGTGCTCACCGCTGCGCAGATCGCCATCTCGGTGACGCTGCTCTGCTCGGGCGGCCTGCTGCTGCGCTCCTGGTCGCAGTTGATGGCCACCGAGCAGGGCTACGATGCGAGCGGCGTGGTCGGCGTGGAGCAACACTTCTGGCATCTGCGCCGCAGCGACGCCGAGCGTGAGGCCGCCGGCCGGGCGATGGAGTCGCGCCTGAAGCAGACGCCCGGCATCGCGGCGGCTGGCGTGGCCTCGTCGCTGCCCTTGGCGGCTGAGATCGGCTCCACCGAAGCCTTCGTGCAGCGCCCCGGATTCGACGACGGACAGCAGCTGTACGCCGTCGTCGCGAGCCCGGGATTCTTCGATGCGCTGCGCGTGCCGGCGCTGCAGGGCCGCGTGTTCAATGAGTTCGACGGCTTGAGCGGCGAACCGGTCGCCGTGATCTCGGCGGCGGCGGCCCGCCGCTACTTCGGCGACTTGGACCCAGTCGGCCAGACGCTGTTGATCGGCAACAGCCCGGCCAATGCGGCAGCGCGACGAGTTGTCGGCGTGGTGCCCGACCTGCGCTATACCTCGATGGAGACAGCGGGCAGACCGGCCGTGTATGTGCCACACGCGCAGTCGCCGACGGCCAGCGTGTTCGTGATCGCGCGCGGCGCCACGCGCGGCGGCGCGGCGCTCGCCGCAGTCTCCGAGGCGATGGAGCAGGAACTCGGCCCCGTACCAAGCAACGAGTCCGTCACGCTGGAATCACTGCAGCGCGCCGCCTCACTGCCGCGCCGCTTCTCACTGATGTTGTTGGCCACCTTCGCCGTGGTCGCCGTCGTGCTCACGATGCTCGGCCTCTTCGGCCAGCTGATGCAGGTCGTCGGCGCCCGCCAGCACGAGATCGGTGTCCGCCTTGCACTCGGCGCGCTGCCCGCGCGCGTTCGACGGATGCTCTTGGCCGAAGGCCTGCGCCTCGCCGCCGTCGGCGCAGCGATCGGCATTGTCGCCTTCCTCGCCGCCTCGCGGGTGCTGAGCCGTTTCGCGTTCGGCGTCGCCCCGCGCGACCCGCTCACCGTCGCTGCGGTCGCCGCAGCCATCCTATTGGTGGCGGTGCTGGCCTCGTGGATCCCTGCATCCCGGGCCACGCGGGTGAGTCCAATGCGGGCACTGCGGGCGGGTTAG